Proteins from a genomic interval of Salinarchaeum sp. Harcht-Bsk1:
- a CDS encoding DUF4382 domain-containing protein, whose amino-acid sequence MRLTGGLAAAATAGLAGCSSSVPGTGDGDGSGSGGGTGDSSATGLLSTAVSDNPGDIGDFESCIVTIDGIWVGPEVSGSDGDGEVEDGENETEVEDGENDTEVEDGENETDAGEEDGGPPEDSPGGSDQQSSGDEASGSQDDETETTENTTEDDGNVTDAEPPEDDDDGENETEDDEEEAEAEEEDEAEDEEAGDDDEAGEADGNGRTYYEFDESQEADLTQLQGEAQQLVGEHELSVGTYQFLQLDIGGIRGTLTDGSEASVETPGNAPLKFNESFDVREGYRTTFLADFTPVKRGNGSFLFQPVASETEVSYEEIESGSSDGSTDDGNTTDGDGGNTTDSDGENTSDGDAGNTSTTDDSNATATDDDNASDDGNQTA is encoded by the coding sequence ATGCGACTGACAGGCGGCCTCGCCGCCGCGGCGACGGCCGGCCTCGCGGGGTGTTCGAGTAGCGTTCCCGGCACCGGCGACGGAGACGGGAGTGGCTCCGGTGGCGGGACCGGCGACTCGTCCGCGACGGGACTGCTCTCCACGGCTGTCTCCGACAACCCCGGTGACATCGGCGACTTCGAGTCCTGTATCGTGACCATCGACGGCATCTGGGTCGGCCCCGAGGTCAGCGGCTCCGATGGCGACGGCGAGGTCGAAGACGGCGAGAACGAGACCGAGGTGGAGGATGGGGAGAACGATACTGAGGTCGAAGACGGCGAGAACGAGACCGACGCCGGGGAAGAGGATGGCGGGCCGCCCGAGGATTCCCCGGGCGGAAGCGATCAGCAGTCGAGCGGCGACGAGGCCTCCGGGTCCCAGGACGACGAGACGGAGACGACCGAGAACACCACGGAGGACGACGGCAACGTGACGGACGCCGAGCCGCCAGAGGATGACGATGACGGCGAGAACGAGACCGAGGACGACGAGGAAGAAGCCGAAGCGGAAGAAGAGGACGAAGCGGAAGACGAGGAAGCGGGCGACGACGATGAAGCGGGTGAAGCGGACGGCAACGGCCGGACCTACTACGAGTTCGACGAGTCGCAGGAAGCCGACCTCACCCAGCTCCAGGGCGAGGCCCAGCAGCTCGTCGGCGAGCACGAACTCTCGGTTGGAACCTACCAGTTCCTCCAGCTCGACATCGGCGGGATCCGTGGGACGCTCACCGACGGCAGCGAAGCGAGCGTCGAGACGCCCGGCAACGCACCCCTGAAGTTCAACGAGTCCTTCGACGTGCGCGAGGGCTACCGCACTACCTTCCTCGCGGACTTCACGCCGGTCAAGCGCGGCAACGGCTCGTTCCTGTTCCAGCCGGTCGCCTCAGAGACGGAGGTCAGCTACGAGGAGATCGAGTCGGGCAGCAGTGACGGCTCGACGGACGACGGAAATACGACGGACGGTGACGGCGGAAACACCACCGATTCCGACGGCGAGAACACGAGCGACGGAGACGCTGGGAACACGAGCACGACTGACGACAGCAACGCGACGGCGACGGACGACGACAACGCCAGCGACGACGGCAACCAGACCGCGTAG
- a CDS encoding TIGR00341 family protein, producing the protein MRLVQVTIPTGKRQAVTDALEDEGVDFVLSDETSGREYAAVAHFPLPANAVEPILERLREAGLDEDAYTIVVDANTVISRRFEELETEYAEDADEDRIAREELESAADGLMPTSRNYYVLTVVSAIVATAGLLLDSPATVVGSMVIAPLVGPALAASVGTVIDDHELRVRGVALQASGIAAAILSAGLFAALVQAANLVPPGLDVLAIDQIRERLAPDFLSLAIALGAGVAGALSLSTGVSAALVGVMIAVALIPPAAVVGIGVAWGEPALATGSAVLVLVNVLSINLSALAVLWYQGYRPEYWFREDDVRTKTLTRIGVLAAVILVLSVFLGGVTYAGYQGAVAEEQIREESASVVAEHDGLRVLDVTVEEDSNPLTGRPDGVVITVGKPASTEPPPIAATLERRISDRVGRNVDVEVRFVDVQTPP; encoded by the coding sequence GTGCGACTCGTCCAGGTAACGATCCCGACCGGCAAGCGGCAGGCGGTCACCGACGCGCTCGAGGACGAGGGCGTCGACTTCGTCCTCTCCGACGAGACGAGCGGCCGGGAGTACGCCGCCGTGGCGCACTTCCCGCTGCCCGCCAACGCGGTCGAGCCGATCCTGGAACGACTGCGCGAGGCCGGCCTCGACGAGGATGCCTACACGATCGTCGTCGACGCGAACACGGTGATCTCCCGCCGGTTCGAGGAGTTGGAGACGGAGTACGCCGAGGACGCCGACGAGGATCGGATCGCGCGGGAGGAGTTGGAGTCGGCCGCGGACGGCCTGATGCCGACGTCGCGGAACTACTACGTGCTCACCGTCGTCAGCGCGATCGTCGCGACGGCTGGCCTCCTGCTGGATTCGCCTGCGACCGTCGTCGGGTCGATGGTCATCGCGCCGCTCGTCGGCCCGGCCCTGGCGGCGAGCGTGGGGACGGTGATCGACGACCACGAGCTCAGGGTGCGGGGCGTGGCCCTGCAGGCGTCGGGGATCGCCGCGGCGATCCTCAGCGCGGGGCTGTTCGCTGCTCTCGTCCAGGCGGCGAATCTGGTCCCGCCGGGGCTCGACGTCCTCGCGATCGACCAGATCCGCGAGCGGCTCGCCCCGGATTTCCTCTCCCTCGCGATCGCTCTCGGTGCGGGAGTCGCCGGCGCGCTCTCCCTCTCGACGGGCGTCTCGGCGGCGCTCGTCGGCGTCATGATCGCGGTCGCGTTGATCCCGCCCGCTGCGGTCGTCGGGATCGGCGTCGCCTGGGGTGAACCGGCGCTCGCGACGGGCTCGGCGGTGCTCGTCCTCGTCAACGTCCTCTCGATCAACCTCTCGGCGCTCGCGGTGCTCTGGTACCAGGGGTACCGGCCGGAGTACTGGTTCCGGGAGGACGACGTGCGAACGAAGACGCTCACGCGCATCGGGGTGCTCGCCGCCGTGATCCTCGTCCTGTCGGTGTTCCTGGGCGGGGTGACCTACGCTGGCTACCAGGGCGCCGTGGCCGAGGAACAGATCAGGGAGGAGTCGGCGTCCGTCGTCGCCGAGCACGACGGACTGCGGGTGCTCGATGTGACGGTCGAGGAGGACTCGAACCCGCTCACTGGCAGGCCGGACGGGGTCGTGATCACCGTCGGAAAACCCGCGAGCACGGAGCCACCGCCGATCGCCGCGACGCTGGAGCGTCGGATCAGCGATCGGGTCGGCAGGAACGTCGACGTCGAGGTCCGGTTCGTGGACGTGCAGACCCCGCCGTGA
- a CDS encoding MFS transporter — MNADRRVLAAVVASTFFVGFGGGVVFPILPNLGTVLGISPFLVGVILSTNRFVRLVANAPAGALVDRIGTRTPFVAGLAIEGVATTGYLLALWMDAAGPVGVAGVDVTAAEWWFILARVLWGLGSALVFATAYTIATDVSSGGSRGMDMGIVRGGILLGFPAGLVMGGVVSDLASVEAAFGIAAAFALFASVLAHVSVPETHVASERSSVKPWEVDTAIPTLTVGAVNFAVLFAYIGALFATLVLFLEAIDVGVFGLNAQGSSGVFMAVTVLAAAVSMLGGGKASDLSDSRVPILLGFLGVSVIGFLLLAAVDAGLFDGVVDPAVALVVGCVFVGAGQGGVSGPMTALLADLTPAERTGRAMGTNNVFGDVGGGLGPLISLPLIDVVGFGPIYAACAFLPAIAAVVLVVGVYAETGSVRPGTASVATPGPAAEE; from the coding sequence GTGAACGCGGATCGACGCGTGCTCGCCGCCGTCGTCGCGAGCACCTTCTTCGTCGGCTTCGGCGGCGGGGTCGTCTTCCCGATCCTGCCGAACCTCGGCACCGTCCTCGGGATCTCGCCCTTCCTGGTCGGCGTCATCCTCAGCACGAACCGCTTCGTCAGACTCGTCGCCAACGCGCCGGCCGGTGCGCTGGTCGATCGGATCGGCACCCGGACGCCGTTCGTCGCTGGGCTCGCGATCGAGGGCGTCGCGACCACGGGGTACCTCCTCGCACTCTGGATGGACGCGGCTGGCCCCGTGGGCGTCGCCGGCGTCGACGTCACCGCCGCCGAGTGGTGGTTCATCCTGGCGCGCGTGCTCTGGGGCCTCGGTAGCGCACTGGTGTTCGCGACGGCCTACACGATCGCGACCGACGTCTCCTCGGGCGGTTCCAGGGGGATGGACATGGGCATCGTTCGCGGCGGCATCCTGCTCGGTTTTCCCGCAGGGCTCGTGATGGGCGGCGTCGTCAGCGACCTGGCGAGCGTCGAAGCCGCCTTCGGGATCGCCGCGGCCTTCGCGCTGTTCGCGAGCGTCCTCGCCCACGTCTCGGTTCCCGAGACGCACGTCGCGAGCGAGCGATCGTCCGTGAAGCCCTGGGAGGTCGACACGGCGATTCCAACCCTGACCGTCGGCGCGGTGAACTTCGCCGTCCTCTTCGCCTACATCGGGGCGCTGTTCGCGACGCTGGTGCTCTTCCTGGAAGCGATCGACGTCGGCGTCTTCGGCCTGAACGCGCAGGGGTCCTCGGGAGTCTTCATGGCCGTGACAGTCCTCGCCGCTGCAGTGAGCATGCTCGGTGGCGGCAAAGCGAGTGACCTCAGCGACTCCAGGGTGCCGATCCTCCTGGGCTTCCTCGGGGTGTCCGTGATCGGGTTCCTGCTGCTCGCAGCCGTCGACGCAGGGCTCTTCGACGGCGTGGTGGATCCGGCCGTTGCGCTCGTCGTGGGCTGCGTCTTCGTCGGCGCCGGCCAGGGTGGCGTCAGCGGGCCGATGACGGCGCTCCTCGCGGATCTCACGCCCGCCGAACGGACCGGACGCGCGATGGGGACGAACAACGTCTTCGGCGACGTCGGTGGCGGCCTCGGGCCGCTGATTTCGCTCCCGCTGATCGACGTGGTCGGATTCGGTCCGATCTACGCGGCGTGTGCGTTCCTCCCGGCGATCGCTGCCGTCGTCCTCGTCGTGGGCGTCTACGCAGAAACAGGATCGGTCCGCCCTGGAACCGCGTCCGTCGCGACGCCCGGCCCGGCCGCCGAGGAGTAA
- the engB gene encoding GTP-binding protein EngB produces MIEERPDRSTEVVLLGRSNVGKSTLMRELTGHSFDTGRRPGVTQAANHYDWTGPDFVLTDLPGFGFMEGVEADRREEIKTAIVRYLEEYADQILVGILVLDANSAVEIIDRHADRGEVPHDVELFGFLQELGIPTVVAVNKMDKADDRDETLDAIAERLGLHPPWQQWQDTIAPITAKRGSIEPMTEAVGEHLRDQKREDLLQFFS; encoded by the coding sequence ATGATCGAAGAGCGTCCGGATCGATCCACCGAAGTGGTCCTGCTCGGACGCTCGAACGTCGGCAAGTCGACGCTGATGCGGGAACTGACCGGCCACAGCTTCGACACCGGCCGGCGGCCGGGCGTCACGCAGGCGGCGAACCACTACGACTGGACCGGCCCGGACTTCGTGTTGACCGACCTGCCCGGGTTCGGGTTCATGGAGGGCGTCGAGGCCGACCGTCGCGAGGAGATCAAGACCGCGATCGTTCGGTACCTCGAGGAGTACGCGGATCAGATCCTCGTCGGCATCCTCGTCCTCGACGCGAATAGCGCCGTCGAGATCATCGACCGCCACGCGGATCGCGGCGAGGTGCCCCACGACGTCGAGCTGTTCGGCTTCCTCCAGGAACTGGGCATCCCGACCGTCGTCGCCGTCAACAAGATGGACAAGGCCGACGACCGCGACGAGACGCTCGACGCGATCGCCGAGCGACTGGGGCTCCACCCGCCCTGGCAGCAGTGGCAGGACACCATCGCGCCGATCACGGCCAAGCGCGGTTCGATCGAACCGATGACCGAGGCCGTCGGCGAACACCTCCGGGACCAAAAGCGCGAGGACCTCCTGCAGTTCTTCAGTTGA
- the trxA gene encoding thioredoxin: MSDTEDSEVEAIREQKRQELVEAATGSDAPDEPIHVEDEAHFEELLETHDVVLVDFYADWCGPCDMLEPIVEDVAAESDAAVAKLDIDALQRVAQSYGVRSVPTLIVFADGEQAEQMVGVQQKGAIMNLLERVA, from the coding sequence ATGAGTGACACCGAGGACAGCGAGGTCGAAGCGATTCGCGAGCAGAAGCGCCAGGAACTCGTCGAGGCCGCGACGGGCAGCGACGCCCCGGACGAGCCGATCCACGTCGAGGACGAGGCCCACTTCGAGGAGCTCCTCGAGACCCACGACGTCGTCCTCGTGGACTTCTACGCGGACTGGTGTGGCCCCTGCGACATGCTCGAGCCGATCGTCGAGGACGTCGCCGCCGAGAGCGACGCCGCGGTCGCGAAGCTCGACATCGACGCGCTCCAGCGCGTCGCCCAGTCCTACGGCGTCCGGAGCGTCCCGACGCTGATCGTCTTCGCCGACGGCGAGCAGGCCGAACAGATGGTCGGCGTCCAGCAGAAGGGCGCGATCATGAACCTGCTCGAGCGCGTGGCCTGA